Proteins encoded within one genomic window of Vicinamibacterales bacterium:
- a CDS encoding thermonuclease family protein, producing MQFLRVVFMAAMAAIAVPQHLSGPDVVAVQGVVDGNTVVLATYGHVRLAGIHAPRIARRGFDGEPFAREASARLEGLVGRRFVRLEFPSATSRASAWVVLDDGTFVNALLVAEGLARVSGRPGGPRGEELARAQARAQQARVGIWSGRP from the coding sequence ATGCAGTTCCTGCGCGTTGTGTTCATGGCGGCAATGGCAGCAATCGCTGTCCCGCAGCATCTGTCGGGTCCCGACGTGGTGGCGGTGCAAGGCGTCGTCGACGGCAACACGGTGGTGCTCGCGACCTATGGGCACGTGCGCCTCGCTGGGATCCATGCGCCGCGGATTGCCCGCCGCGGCTTCGACGGAGAACCGTTCGCCCGCGAAGCGAGTGCGCGGCTCGAGGGCCTCGTCGGCCGGCGGTTCGTGCGTCTGGAATTCCCGTCGGCGACCTCGCGGGCCAGTGCCTGGGTGGTGCTGGACGATGGAACGTTCGTCAACGCGCTGCTGGTCGCTGAGGGCCTGGCGCGGGTGTCGGGCAGACCTGGCGGGCCGCGCGGCGAGGAACTCGCGCGGGCGCAAGCGCGTGCGCAGCAGGCTCGCGTCGGAATCTGGAGTGGGCGGCCCTGA
- a CDS encoding FKBP-type peptidyl-prolyl cis-trans isomerase → MRLVVAAGVIAACGLSAACGQSVTSPSSTAPYSQIDLLLGTGDVAVSGNILTVNYTGWLYDTSKPDTKGLLFDTSNGKTPFVFTLGTASVIAGWDQGLVGMKVGGIRRLVVPPSLAYGGIRNSSIPAYSTLVFDVELLGTCPAAGCS, encoded by the coding sequence ATGAGGCTCGTCGTTGCCGCCGGCGTCATAGCGGCCTGTGGGTTGAGCGCGGCGTGCGGCCAGTCCGTCACCAGTCCGTCCTCGACCGCTCCCTACAGCCAGATCGATCTCCTGCTCGGCACCGGCGACGTGGCGGTCAGCGGAAACATCCTCACGGTCAATTACACCGGCTGGCTCTACGACACTTCGAAGCCCGACACCAAGGGACTGCTGTTCGACACGAGCAACGGCAAGACGCCGTTCGTGTTCACGCTGGGGACCGCGTCGGTGATTGCGGGATGGGACCAGGGACTGGTCGGCATGAAAGTCGGCGGGATCCGGCGCCTCGTCGTTCCGCCGTCGCTCGCCTACGGCGGGATTCGCAACTCTTCCATTCCGGCGTATTCGACCCTGGTGTTCGACGTCGAGCTGTTGGGCACGTGCCCCGCGGCCGGCTGCTCGTGA
- a CDS encoding DEAD/DEAH box helicase, producing MSSPFPLTRVLAREVAGGSRSKGRQYHLDGAVTRIEGDAWSVRAVIRGSHDYRVQLTRRGDDFTAACECAYFVERGICKHIWATLLEAERRGLLMGGGRISDEAILRAADLDPDADPEFGLPAPRRAESPQPWERFLNEFSRNLSSTTRPTRASKFADAQLIYAIDRAATLATGIVAIDLMTRTRRKTGDWAKPKPAQISIGDLEDMTDPGDREILPQLVGALDTYGAYADFGRSSFRLTGPLLDRLLPAIVRTGRAVLRLQRQPEEYQALEWDDGPTWLFRLDIVHGTRDESFSIDGALVRGDERLTIREPSMVLAAGYLVHRGRVARLDTGGAFAWLAQLRGSGEVTIPPDATGRLVDVLARSGVDPSELPPELQFEIVASRPKPSVSVRADPQRDAMASLNAAVTFDYGGLRVSPEMPGSVYDQERRRLVRRDTAFEQQALAQLGPAGFARHWDYLAARQGYAISPAMLGHAVRTLVPLGWRIEAEGRAFRPAQRMTSEVKSGIDWFELHGTVDFGEGLTAPLPRLLEAMRAGRSTVTLDDGSEGMVPDEWLLRFAGIASAGEASGDHVRFRGSQAALLDAALADLPAVDMDERFVRARDELSTFGGLTPLDPAKSFNGRLRDYQRDALGWLAFLRRFGFGGCLADDMGLGKTVMVLAWLDRLRASRELRGPSLVVVPRSVLFNWVEEARRFAPQLTVLDFSGAGRTLDAVSRHHVVLTTYGTLRRDALLLKDVSFDYAVLDEAQAIKNAATAAAKAARLVRASNRLALSGTPIENHLGELWSLFEFLNPGLLGSSSAFARHGSAASRRDPKSVDVLARGVRPFILRRTKTQVAPELPPRTELTIRCELSRPQRELYDELRDHYRSTLLSRIARDGIQRSKIHVLEALLRLRQAACHPGLVDPARAGDPSAKFDALVPQLAEVIDERHKCLVFSQFTSLLALLRTRLDAEGFRYEYLDGRTRDREAPVRRFQEDPDTRLFLISLKAGGLGLNLTAAEYVYLLDPWWNPAVEAQAIDRAHRIGQTRHVFAYRLLAVGTVEDKIIELQGTKRDLADAIVRADEGLLRSLSREDLEILLE from the coding sequence ATGTCTTCTCCGTTCCCGCTCACCCGCGTGCTCGCGCGCGAGGTGGCCGGCGGGAGCCGCAGCAAGGGACGCCAGTACCACCTCGACGGCGCGGTCACCCGGATCGAGGGGGACGCATGGAGTGTCCGCGCGGTCATCCGCGGATCGCACGACTACCGCGTCCAACTCACCCGCCGCGGCGACGATTTCACCGCCGCTTGCGAATGCGCTTATTTCGTGGAGCGCGGAATCTGCAAACACATCTGGGCGACGCTGCTCGAGGCCGAGCGGCGCGGACTCCTGATGGGCGGCGGCCGCATCAGCGACGAGGCAATACTGCGGGCAGCTGATCTCGACCCGGACGCCGACCCCGAGTTCGGCCTTCCGGCCCCCCGACGCGCCGAATCGCCCCAACCCTGGGAGCGGTTTCTCAACGAGTTCTCCCGCAACCTCAGCTCGACCACGCGCCCGACCCGCGCCTCGAAGTTCGCCGACGCGCAGCTGATCTACGCGATCGATCGGGCCGCGACCCTGGCCACCGGGATCGTGGCCATCGACTTGATGACGCGAACCCGACGCAAGACGGGGGACTGGGCGAAGCCGAAGCCGGCGCAGATTTCGATCGGCGACCTCGAGGACATGACCGACCCCGGCGATCGCGAGATCCTGCCGCAGCTGGTCGGCGCGCTCGATACCTATGGCGCGTATGCAGACTTCGGGCGGTCCTCGTTCCGTCTGACGGGCCCGCTGCTCGACCGGCTGCTGCCGGCGATCGTGCGCACCGGTCGCGCCGTGCTGCGGCTGCAGCGGCAGCCCGAGGAATACCAGGCGCTCGAATGGGACGACGGCCCCACCTGGCTCTTTCGCCTGGACATCGTCCACGGCACGCGCGACGAGAGCTTTTCAATCGACGGGGCGCTGGTGCGCGGAGACGAGCGGCTGACGATCCGCGAGCCGTCGATGGTGCTGGCGGCCGGGTATCTGGTTCATCGCGGGCGTGTCGCCCGGCTCGACACCGGTGGCGCGTTCGCCTGGCTGGCGCAGCTGCGCGGCTCTGGAGAGGTCACGATTCCCCCCGACGCGACGGGCCGCCTGGTGGACGTGCTGGCGCGGTCCGGGGTCGACCCGTCCGAGCTGCCGCCGGAGCTGCAGTTCGAGATCGTCGCGAGCCGGCCGAAGCCGTCGGTCAGCGTTCGCGCCGATCCGCAACGGGACGCGATGGCGTCGCTGAATGCGGCGGTCACCTTCGACTACGGCGGCCTTCGCGTCTCGCCGGAGATGCCGGGAAGTGTCTACGACCAGGAGCGCAGGCGCCTGGTGCGGCGCGACACCGCGTTCGAGCAGCAGGCCCTGGCGCAGCTCGGGCCGGCCGGGTTCGCGCGGCACTGGGACTATCTCGCCGCGCGCCAGGGGTACGCGATCTCGCCGGCGATGCTCGGTCACGCCGTGCGGACGCTGGTGCCGCTCGGCTGGCGGATCGAGGCGGAAGGCCGAGCCTTCAGGCCGGCGCAGCGGATGACCTCCGAGGTCAAATCGGGGATCGACTGGTTCGAGCTTCACGGCACGGTCGACTTCGGCGAAGGCCTCACGGCGCCGCTGCCGCGCCTGCTTGAAGCGATGCGCGCCGGGCGCTCGACGGTGACGCTGGACGATGGCAGCGAAGGGATGGTCCCGGACGAATGGCTCCTCCGCTTCGCCGGAATCGCCAGCGCCGGCGAGGCGTCGGGCGATCATGTCCGGTTCCGCGGCTCGCAGGCGGCGCTGCTCGACGCCGCGCTCGCCGATCTGCCCGCCGTCGACATGGACGAGCGCTTCGTCCGCGCCCGCGACGAGCTGTCGACGTTCGGCGGACTCACCCCGCTCGATCCGGCGAAGTCGTTCAACGGCCGACTGCGCGACTATCAGCGCGACGCGCTGGGGTGGCTGGCGTTCCTGAGGCGCTTCGGCTTCGGCGGGTGTCTCGCTGACGACATGGGGCTGGGGAAGACGGTGATGGTACTCGCCTGGCTCGATCGGCTGCGGGCCTCGCGCGAGCTGCGCGGCCCCTCGCTCGTGGTCGTGCCGAGGTCGGTGCTGTTCAACTGGGTGGAAGAGGCGAGGCGCTTCGCGCCGCAGCTCACGGTGCTCGACTTCAGCGGCGCCGGCCGCACACTCGACGCCGTGTCGCGTCATCACGTGGTGCTGACCACCTATGGGACGCTGCGGCGCGATGCGCTGCTGCTCAAGGACGTGTCGTTCGACTACGCGGTGCTCGACGAAGCGCAGGCGATCAAGAACGCGGCGACCGCGGCCGCGAAGGCGGCGCGGCTGGTGCGCGCCTCGAACCGACTGGCGCTGAGCGGCACGCCGATCGAGAACCATCTGGGCGAGCTGTGGAGCCTGTTCGAGTTCCTCAATCCCGGCCTGCTCGGCAGCTCCTCGGCGTTCGCCCGGCACGGGTCGGCGGCCTCGCGCCGGGACCCGAAGTCGGTCGACGTGCTCGCCCGAGGCGTGCGTCCGTTCATCCTGCGCCGCACCAAGACGCAGGTGGCGCCGGAGCTGCCCCCCCGCACCGAGCTGACCATCCGCTGCGAGCTGTCCCGGCCCCAGCGCGAGCTCTACGACGAGCTGCGCGACCACTATCGATCGACGCTGCTGTCGCGCATTGCCCGCGACGGTATCCAGCGGTCGAAAATTCACGTCCTCGAGGCGCTGCTGCGCCTGCGGCAGGCGGCCTGTCATCCGGGGCTCGTCGATCCGGCGCGCGCCGGCGATCCCTCGGCCAAGTTCGATGCCCTGGTGCCGCAGCTCGCCGAAGTGATCGACGAGCGGCACAAGTGTCTCGTCTTCTCGCAGTTCACCAGCCTGCTGGCGCTGCTCAGGACGCGTCTCGACGCGGAGGGCTTCCGCTACGAGTATCTCGACGGGCGCACGCGCGATCGCGAAGCGCCGGTGCGCCGGTTCCAGGAGGACCCTGACACGCGGCTCTTTCTCATCAGCCTGAAGGCGGGAGGGCTCGGCCTCAACCTGACCGCGGCGGAATACGTGTACCTGCTGGACCCGTGGTGGAATCCGGCGGTCGAGGCGCAGGCGATCGACCGCGCGCACCGCATCGGCCAGACGCGGCACGTCTTCGCCTACCGCCTGCTGGCGGTCGGCACGGTCGAAGACAAGATCATCGAGCTGCAGGGGACCAAGCGCGACCTCGCCGACGCCATCGTCCGTGCCGACGAAGGGCTGCTCCGGTCTCTGAGCCGGGAGGACCTCGAGATCCTGCTCGAGTGA